A genomic window from Candidatus Sulfotelmatobacter sp. includes:
- a CDS encoding CRTAC1 family protein yields MSTGVAHAPVKDALSRPITAGGFVDGAPVVFRDITHEAGLDRFRHKSGTPEKTTILETPGSGVALLDYDNDGWLDIYLLNGSTFPALKGKEVPPHAMLLHNNRDGTFTDVTEKAGVANERWGFGVAVGDFDNDGWPDIYVSNFGKNRLYHNNHDGTFTDVAEKAGVSLGGWSTGATWGDYDHDGLLDLFVPGYVKFDPDNPPIPGKGNIPRGYCQFRGIEVMCGPRGLPGESDHLFHNNGDGTFTDVSVKAGVSDPRGYYGLASVFIDVDDDGWVDLVVANDSVPRYLYRNKHDGTFEDISYLSGFALNDEGREQASMGIGVGDYNRDGKVDFYVTNFSDDYNTLFRNEGEASFSDVSFAAGVGNQTIPFLAWGTSFLDYDNDGLLDIFVANGHVYPGVDKQDWGTTWAQRPLLFRNLDGSRFEEVPAATGSGLADVISARGAAFGDLFNDGHIDVILNVMDSPPVLLRNVVKNANHWLTLKLVGGTKSPRDAIGAKVFVTAGGVRQRGDVFSGASYASSSDQRLHFGLGTANKVDKAEIDWPSGKKEEIRIPSVDHIFTVVEGKGIVTP; encoded by the coding sequence ATGAGCACTGGGGTAGCGCATGCTCCTGTGAAGGACGCCCTGTCGCGTCCCATTACGGCAGGTGGTTTTGTCGATGGAGCGCCGGTGGTCTTCCGCGACATCACGCATGAGGCCGGCCTGGACAGGTTTCGGCATAAGTCGGGAACTCCAGAAAAGACCACGATCCTCGAGACTCCCGGCTCTGGTGTTGCTCTGCTTGACTATGACAACGATGGCTGGCTCGACATCTATCTGCTGAACGGATCCACGTTTCCTGCACTGAAGGGCAAGGAGGTTCCTCCCCACGCAATGCTGCTGCACAACAACCGCGACGGCACATTTACCGATGTGACTGAGAAAGCCGGAGTAGCGAACGAGCGCTGGGGATTTGGTGTCGCGGTCGGAGACTTCGACAACGATGGCTGGCCTGACATCTACGTTTCCAATTTTGGCAAGAACCGGCTTTATCACAACAATCATGACGGCACCTTCACGGATGTGGCAGAAAAGGCCGGAGTCAGTTTGGGCGGTTGGTCCACTGGCGCGACGTGGGGCGACTACGACCATGACGGTTTGCTCGACTTGTTTGTCCCTGGCTACGTGAAGTTCGACCCGGACAATCCGCCAATTCCAGGCAAAGGCAATATTCCGCGGGGCTATTGTCAGTTTCGCGGGATTGAGGTGATGTGCGGCCCGCGCGGGCTGCCGGGCGAAAGTGACCACCTGTTCCACAACAATGGGGACGGGACATTCACCGACGTCAGTGTAAAAGCAGGCGTTTCCGATCCGAGAGGATATTATGGCCTCGCCTCGGTATTCATTGACGTGGACGACGACGGGTGGGTTGATCTGGTAGTCGCTAACGATTCTGTTCCCCGATATCTTTACCGGAATAAGCACGACGGTACATTCGAGGATATTAGCTATCTTTCCGGATTTGCCTTAAACGACGAGGGGCGGGAACAGGCGTCCATGGGGATCGGGGTCGGCGATTACAATCGCGACGGTAAAGTTGACTTCTATGTCACTAATTTTTCTGACGACTACAACACGCTTTTTCGCAACGAGGGCGAAGCTAGTTTTTCCGATGTGAGCTTTGCGGCAGGCGTCGGCAACCAGACGATTCCCTTTCTCGCATGGGGAACAAGCTTTCTGGACTATGACAATGACGGTCTTCTGGATATCTTCGTAGCCAATGGGCACGTCTATCCCGGAGTTGATAAGCAAGATTGGGGTACGACCTGGGCTCAACGTCCGCTTTTGTTTCGCAATCTGGATGGATCGCGGTTCGAGGAAGTGCCTGCGGCAACGGGCAGCGGCTTGGCAGATGTGATCTCCGCTCGCGGAGCTGCGTTTGGCGATTTGTTTAATGACGGTCACATTGACGTAATTCTCAATGTGATGGATTCGCCACCCGTGCTTCTGCGCAATGTGGTCAAGAATGCCAATCATTGGTTGACGTTGAAGCTGGTTGGCGGAACCAAGAGCCCGCGCGATGCCATCGGAGCGAAAGTGTTCGTCACCGCGGGCGGCGTGCGCCAACGCGGCGATGTCTTTAGCGGCGCTAGTTATGCGTCCAGTTCGGATCAGCGGCTTCACTTCGGTCTGGGTACGGCCAACAAAGTGGATAAAGCGGAAATCGATTGGCCGAGTGGAAAAAAGGAAGAGATTCGGATTCCGTCCGTCGACCACATTTTCACGGTGGTCGAGGGCAAGGGCATCGTGACACCATGA
- a CDS encoding CRTAC1 family protein yields MKQQLQLALLATASLLPIFSLIATGQQGSTTARADQGPPGTFVDVTQRLGVNFQYKSSHTSRKYLLETMGAGVALFDYDNDGLLDIYLMNGTPLANPTPKGTIPQKTSPQYWNRLYHQKKDGTFEDVTEKAGLQGVGYGMGVAVGDYDNDGFEDLYITAYGGNKLYHNNGDGTFTDVTQKTGVGGSGWSTSAAWVDLDNDGFLDLIVLRYLDWDFDDFWCGEHKEGFRAYCHPDHFKPISPLVYHNNHDGTFTEVADRLGFSKPGKGLGLGIADYDRDGRIDVFVANDSMVEFLYHNKGDGTFEDLGLVSEVAVDIDGRTYAGMGVDFADYNNDGWPDLVVTDLANQRYALYQNNGDGSFNYASSTAGIGQMTLSHSGWGVRFFDYDNDGWKDLLIAQGHDMDTIELTSPNLKYREPLLLARNTGHGFIDVSAQSGDVFRQAWVARGLAIGDLDNDGLLDAVVTTNDGPIHILHNESQTQNHWLLLNLVGHKSNRDAIGAEVTVVTTHGSQSATVSTAGSYLSASDKRVHFGLGKDRIAAKIEIRWPSGVRQTLKDVAADKILQIDEPASSNSPPK; encoded by the coding sequence ATGAAGCAGCAACTGCAACTCGCGCTGCTAGCGACGGCCTCCCTTCTTCCTATTTTCAGCTTGATTGCTACTGGACAGCAAGGCTCGACGACGGCCCGTGCCGACCAGGGACCTCCCGGCACATTCGTCGATGTGACGCAGCGGCTCGGCGTCAACTTTCAATACAAGTCGTCGCATACTTCCAGAAAATATCTCCTCGAGACGATGGGAGCAGGAGTCGCTTTGTTTGATTACGACAATGATGGACTGCTCGACATCTACCTGATGAACGGAACGCCTCTCGCTAATCCTACGCCTAAAGGAACGATTCCTCAGAAAACGAGTCCGCAGTACTGGAATCGCCTCTATCACCAGAAGAAAGACGGGACGTTTGAGGATGTCACGGAAAAGGCAGGTCTTCAGGGAGTTGGTTACGGCATGGGGGTAGCTGTCGGCGATTACGACAACGATGGATTCGAGGATCTCTACATCACTGCCTATGGTGGAAACAAGCTATATCACAATAATGGCGACGGCACGTTCACGGACGTAACCCAAAAAACCGGAGTGGGCGGCAGCGGCTGGTCAACCAGCGCAGCCTGGGTGGATTTGGACAACGACGGATTCCTGGATCTGATAGTCCTGCGATATCTGGATTGGGACTTTGATGACTTCTGGTGTGGCGAACACAAGGAAGGCTTTCGCGCTTACTGTCACCCCGATCACTTCAAGCCCATCTCGCCGCTTGTCTATCATAACAACCACGACGGAACTTTTACGGAGGTTGCCGACAGGCTGGGATTCTCCAAACCGGGCAAAGGGCTTGGTCTGGGCATTGCGGATTATGATCGCGATGGTCGGATCGATGTATTTGTTGCCAATGATTCTATGGTCGAGTTTCTCTATCACAACAAGGGAGATGGAACGTTCGAAGACCTTGGCCTGGTCTCTGAAGTGGCTGTGGATATTGACGGGCGGACTTATGCAGGCATGGGAGTGGACTTCGCCGACTACAACAACGACGGCTGGCCGGATCTTGTTGTTACCGATCTTGCGAACCAACGCTACGCGCTCTACCAGAATAACGGTGACGGTTCTTTCAACTATGCCAGCAGCACTGCCGGAATCGGCCAGATGACGCTTTCGCATTCCGGTTGGGGCGTTCGCTTCTTCGATTATGACAACGATGGCTGGAAGGATCTCCTGATTGCGCAAGGTCACGATATGGATACGATTGAACTGACTTCTCCCAACCTGAAATATCGTGAACCGCTGCTGCTGGCTCGCAACACTGGTCACGGATTTATAGATGTATCGGCACAGTCTGGCGATGTTTTCCGCCAAGCCTGGGTCGCGCGCGGACTAGCTATCGGCGATCTGGACAATGATGGACTTCTCGATGCCGTCGTAACCACCAATGATGGCCCAATTCACATCCTTCACAACGAAAGCCAAACGCAGAACCATTGGCTTCTTCTGAATCTAGTGGGACATAAAAGCAACCGCGATGCGATTGGCGCAGAGGTCACGGTTGTGACCACGCACGGCTCACAATCCGCTACTGTATCCACAGCCGGCAGCTATCTTTCCGCGAGCGACAAGCGCGTTCACTTCGGGCTCGGTAAAGACAGGATCGCGGCAAAAATTGAGATTCGCTGGCCCAGCGGCGTCCGGCAGACATTGAAAGACGTCGCCGCGGACAAGATTCTGCAAATCGACGAGCCCGCCAGCTCCAACTCGCCACCAAAATAA
- a CDS encoding tetratricopeptide repeat protein, which translates to MGVRHSTTPVQVAVIVAGLFCIVHLTAQAGDELDRGMTDFRAGNYSSAAARFARAESASPGSTNALLFEAKCFVHLGNFAAAEKALDSYLASHADSADAMYLLGFTLHRQNRPAESLATYTQAAGLVRPKSDDLKIVGLDYVLLDDYPDAIKWLEKSVEFDANNADAWYYLGRAYYTKARFSEARKAFHKLLDLDPRDSRAENNLGLIFETEGQPAEAIEAYRQAITWQQQSLRPSEQPYVNLGSLLLEQSQTKDAFEPLQRAVALAPGNAYCHVKLGEYYRKTAQFESAQRELEKATALEPDNATTHYLLGRLYKETHAMDRAQTEFDLAAELQTRAARSRPSSPNN; encoded by the coding sequence ATGGGTGTACGCCATTCAACAACGCCGGTGCAGGTCGCGGTGATCGTTGCCGGGTTGTTTTGTATTGTTCACCTCACCGCACAAGCCGGCGATGAACTCGATCGGGGCATGACCGATTTCCGAGCCGGAAACTATTCTTCAGCGGCAGCTCGATTTGCTCGGGCAGAATCGGCATCTCCCGGTTCGACCAACGCCCTTCTTTTCGAAGCCAAGTGTTTCGTTCACCTCGGAAACTTCGCGGCTGCGGAAAAAGCGCTTGATAGCTATCTCGCCTCCCATGCCGACTCCGCGGATGCAATGTACTTGCTTGGATTTACGCTGCACCGGCAGAACCGGCCAGCTGAATCCCTTGCCACCTATACTCAGGCAGCCGGGCTTGTGCGGCCTAAGAGTGATGATCTCAAGATCGTTGGCCTGGACTATGTCCTGTTGGACGATTACCCGGATGCGATCAAGTGGTTGGAGAAGTCCGTTGAGTTCGATGCGAACAATGCCGACGCCTGGTACTACCTTGGCCGTGCCTACTACACGAAGGCTCGCTTTTCGGAGGCGCGTAAAGCCTTCCACAAGTTGCTTGATCTCGACCCACGCGACTCCAGAGCTGAGAATAATCTGGGATTGATTTTCGAAACCGAAGGTCAACCTGCCGAGGCTATCGAAGCCTATCGCCAGGCGATCACATGGCAACAGCAAAGTCTCCGGCCCAGCGAGCAGCCTTACGTAAACCTTGGAAGTCTGCTGCTGGAGCAAAGCCAGACGAAAGATGCATTCGAGCCCCTTCAGAGGGCAGTAGCGCTGGCGCCAGGTAATGCGTATTGCCACGTGAAGCTGGGGGAGTACTACCGAAAAACCGCACAATTCGAAAGCGCTCAACGTGAATTGGAGAAAGCGACAGCCCTCGAGCCCGACAACGCCACAACTCACTATCTGCTGGGCCGTTTGTACAAAGAAACTCACGCGATGGATCGTGCCCAAACGGAATTCGATCTTGCCGCCGAGTTGCAGACTCGTGCGGCCCGCTCTCGCCCATCGTCCCCGAACAACTAA
- a CDS encoding tetratricopeptide repeat protein, with protein MKMLLPQIRKYLFNSLGFLTALVLSAAHVAAPSLLQSQAPATSAQFEHATDAMRAGDLDAAASGFSAVIQQTPAFAEAHFNLGLVNEERGRYEEAIASFEKAVALKPHLHGANLFLGITEFRLNRLEKAHSAIARETVSDPKDASAWMWLGVVCLAQDKPEEAADALDRAAKLKPDDQDILYHRGRAHLLVSKNSYAEMFKLNSGSWLVHRVLAQANSEAERHTDAIAEYEVAVKLAPTQPGLHEELGSEYRAVNKIAEAEAAFEKELEIDPHNVLARYKLGAIEVEKGDGAKGKELIEAAQREKPGLIHMDYNLGRAEMLLHDDEAATKHFEITVKTDTDPEVVEQAWYQLGTAYRRLRRIDEARSAMATYQQLKDEAAKKSQQSLERYRADHPNQPDADGSPGPADPQAPREPQPPPKPQ; from the coding sequence ATGAAAATGCTTTTGCCTCAAATCCGAAAATATTTGTTCAACTCCCTCGGATTCCTTACAGCATTGGTATTAAGCGCAGCGCATGTGGCCGCTCCGTCGTTGCTCCAGTCGCAAGCGCCTGCAACTTCGGCGCAATTCGAACACGCAACGGATGCCATGCGTGCAGGCGATTTGGATGCGGCCGCCTCAGGCTTCTCTGCGGTGATTCAACAGACGCCCGCTTTCGCCGAGGCGCACTTCAATCTTGGCCTGGTCAACGAAGAGCGCGGCCGCTATGAAGAAGCAATCGCCAGTTTTGAGAAAGCAGTTGCACTCAAGCCGCATCTGCATGGCGCGAATCTCTTCCTCGGGATCACAGAGTTCCGGCTCAATCGCCTGGAAAAGGCTCACAGCGCCATTGCCAGGGAAACAGTGAGCGATCCGAAAGACGCCTCAGCCTGGATGTGGCTGGGGGTCGTGTGTCTGGCGCAGGACAAGCCGGAAGAGGCCGCCGACGCTTTGGACAGGGCAGCAAAATTGAAACCAGACGACCAGGACATTCTGTATCATCGTGGCCGCGCGCACCTGCTGGTTTCGAAGAACAGTTACGCAGAGATGTTCAAATTGAATTCCGGCTCGTGGCTGGTGCACCGCGTGCTCGCTCAGGCAAACTCGGAAGCCGAGCGCCACACCGATGCGATTGCCGAGTATGAAGTTGCGGTCAAGCTCGCCCCGACGCAACCCGGATTGCACGAAGAACTAGGATCGGAGTATCGAGCTGTGAACAAGATCGCCGAGGCCGAAGCCGCCTTCGAGAAAGAACTCGAGATCGATCCTCACAACGTGCTGGCTCGATACAAACTAGGCGCCATTGAAGTGGAAAAAGGCGACGGAGCGAAGGGCAAAGAATTGATCGAAGCCGCTCAACGGGAAAAACCAGGGCTGATCCACATGGATTACAATCTGGGACGCGCTGAGATGCTCCTGCACGACGATGAAGCGGCCACGAAGCATTTCGAGATTACCGTGAAGACCGACACCGATCCGGAGGTCGTCGAGCAAGCCTGGTATCAACTCGGCACTGCATATCGCCGCTTGCGTCGCATTGATGAGGCACGAAGTGCGATGGCCACCTACCAGCAACTTAAAGATGAAGCCGCCAAGAAATCGCAGCAATCACTCGAACGTTACCGGGCAGACCATCCGAATCAACCGGATGCCGACGGATCGCCAGGCCCCGCGGATCCACAAGCGCCGAGAGAACCGCAACCCCCACCGAAGCCACAGTAG
- a CDS encoding carboxypeptidase regulatory-like domain-containing protein: protein MRTLSFAALLVGALSFITLNTAVAQSDRGAIAGSVLDSSGAAVVGAAVTLKGVDTGSVYKTASSSSGGYRVNDLAIGRYDVTVEASGFKMAVEKGVEIQINTVSSLNITLQPGNVQEEVSVLADAPTVQTDSSDIGTVVGDKQIHDLPLSLGNTGQSFVRSPETFIFLLPGTIGQGTAGDHASAGVYETKISGGQNFGSEILLDGASVQRSDSGSAFDQTAPSVEALTEFKVTTSTPSAQFGHTSGGVESFTTKSGTNQYHGSVFDLFRNQALDANSWNTDFNNALARYDNAQINAWNAANPTNMAALESITPKPADHQNDFGGSLGGPVRIPGLYNGHDKTFFFFAWEQFRKRQGLTNDVLTLPTTAERGGDFSALLGPGLVDSSNNPIINPCTGQQVLQGQIFDPSTTQTVAGQTCRLPFAGNKITNISAVAQKALGYLPQANLGGTSNSLGVGGTQANYLNPAGAESIVTTQTSFRIDENLTEKNKLFFSYHSREQNFLNALSYDLPAPLTPNNYYNYYFTHYFRLGWDYIATPSVLNHLTVGLNRVYTAAKAPSVNGSDWESVLGIGGASGPTFPQFNFNGAQYNTSYSNWSDNNDTLQIPNALVLADSVSWIKGRHAFRFGFDWRSYQYSVESPGASSPAYTFQSYETSFTPPSQNPNSSLTGDPFASFLLGQPDQEGLQVASHYSRWAQNYYALYAQDDFKIRPNLTLNLGLRWDIETPRHEALGAQSVLSLTATNPDTPGQPGALIYGKGATGAKTYFKNFGPRIGFAYSPDFVKNTVVRGAYTIYYAPLTYSDFGSNLSSGTTASPNFQNADHFTPVQSLDSGFPSYTPPSNAQDPALNTFTQNGLYYVAPSYGRPGMVQNWDLEIQHQLAPDLIFAIGYIGQHGTRLRSNLAQINTPNPIYNSLGTALGYQVDGSDGNNGPAILSSLGISVPSWFTPGWGSGSSSNVIGQLLRPFPQYGTITTNCCLENLGQSTYNALQTKLERRFRNGLNLLASYTYSKTITDADSSFSTETGFNSNVFGAQNPYNLRGEKAVSYQDIPHAFVVSYLYELPAGPGKRHFSHGVPSKVLGGWQISGSHRYQSGSPAVINEYATANPFSGGNYRYSLVGGVSPFGTGSWSPAAQVNANGGRVLTSVSGGSANFSGGWSSSGCNFNNGVASAASPTNPTPVNCAAYIDPSAASLSAGGGYVFGNLPSVVSWWRSPGYKNEDFSIIKRTTIREGQDILFKLDIPNAFNRHVFGAIDGNPGDSYFGVPGNGGHGVINQPRQIQATLRYEF from the coding sequence ATGCGGACCCTGTCGTTCGCGGCATTGTTGGTGGGGGCTCTGAGTTTCATTACGCTGAACACGGCTGTAGCTCAATCCGACCGCGGAGCAATCGCGGGCTCGGTTTTGGACAGTTCGGGCGCGGCAGTGGTCGGGGCGGCGGTCACACTAAAGGGCGTGGACACCGGCAGCGTATATAAGACGGCCTCGTCGTCCTCCGGCGGGTATCGCGTGAACGATCTGGCCATTGGCCGCTATGACGTGACCGTCGAAGCCAGCGGTTTCAAGATGGCGGTGGAAAAGGGAGTTGAAATCCAAATCAACACCGTCTCTTCCCTGAACATCACCCTCCAGCCCGGAAACGTGCAGGAGGAAGTGTCAGTTCTCGCCGACGCTCCTACGGTACAGACTGACAGCTCCGACATCGGCACTGTCGTGGGGGACAAACAGATTCACGACCTGCCTTTATCGCTGGGTAACACGGGACAGAGCTTCGTGCGCTCCCCTGAAACCTTCATTTTCTTGCTGCCCGGAACCATTGGGCAAGGCACCGCCGGCGACCACGCCTCAGCCGGCGTTTACGAGACCAAAATCTCCGGCGGTCAAAACTTCGGCTCCGAAATCCTGCTGGACGGCGCCAGCGTGCAGCGATCGGACTCCGGCAGTGCGTTTGACCAGACAGCGCCTTCGGTCGAAGCCTTGACTGAGTTCAAAGTCACAACCTCCACACCCTCCGCGCAGTTCGGCCACACTTCTGGCGGTGTCGAAAGCTTCACTACCAAGTCGGGGACGAATCAATATCATGGAAGCGTCTTCGATCTGTTTCGCAATCAAGCTCTGGACGCGAATTCGTGGAACACCGATTTTAACAATGCGCTGGCCCGGTACGACAATGCCCAGATCAACGCCTGGAATGCTGCCAATCCGACGAACATGGCGGCACTGGAGTCCATCACGCCGAAGCCAGCGGACCACCAGAACGACTTTGGCGGGTCGCTCGGTGGTCCAGTGCGAATTCCAGGGCTCTACAATGGGCACGACAAGACTTTCTTCTTCTTTGCCTGGGAGCAGTTTCGCAAGCGTCAAGGGCTGACCAACGACGTGCTCACCTTGCCCACGACTGCCGAGCGGGGCGGCGATTTTTCAGCCTTGCTGGGTCCGGGCTTGGTCGACAGCAGCAACAATCCGATCATTAATCCCTGCACAGGGCAGCAAGTTCTTCAGGGACAGATTTTCGACCCCTCGACTACGCAAACGGTCGCTGGGCAGACTTGCCGCCTGCCGTTTGCGGGAAACAAAATCACCAACATCAGCGCTGTCGCGCAAAAAGCGCTGGGTTATCTGCCGCAGGCGAATCTTGGCGGCACTTCCAACAGCCTCGGAGTTGGCGGAACGCAGGCGAACTACCTCAATCCGGCGGGCGCGGAAAGCATCGTCACCACCCAGACCAGCTTTCGGATTGATGAGAATCTTACGGAGAAGAATAAGCTGTTCTTTTCCTATCACAGCCGCGAGCAGAATTTTCTTAATGCGCTGAGCTACGATTTGCCCGCGCCGCTCACCCCCAATAATTATTACAACTACTACTTTACGCATTACTTCCGCCTGGGATGGGACTACATCGCCACTCCTTCCGTGCTGAACCATCTGACCGTCGGGTTAAACCGCGTCTACACAGCGGCCAAAGCGCCCAGCGTAAATGGGTCCGACTGGGAGAGCGTTCTCGGCATCGGCGGAGCCAGCGGGCCGACCTTTCCGCAGTTCAACTTCAACGGTGCGCAATACAACACTTCGTATAGCAACTGGAGCGACAACAACGACACTCTTCAGATTCCCAACGCTCTGGTCCTGGCCGACAGCGTGTCATGGATCAAGGGTCGACACGCGTTCCGTTTTGGTTTTGATTGGAGGTCTTACCAGTATTCGGTCGAGTCTCCGGGGGCATCGTCGCCTGCCTATACCTTTCAGAGCTACGAGACTTCGTTTACGCCTCCCAGTCAGAATCCCAACTCGTCGCTGACCGGCGACCCATTCGCCAGCTTCCTCCTGGGCCAGCCAGACCAGGAAGGCCTGCAAGTGGCCTCCCATTATTCCCGGTGGGCACAGAACTACTATGCGCTTTATGCCCAGGACGATTTCAAGATTCGTCCGAATCTCACCCTCAACCTGGGATTGCGCTGGGATATTGAAACCCCACGGCATGAAGCCCTCGGTGCACAATCGGTTCTGTCTTTGACTGCAACCAATCCCGATACCCCGGGTCAACCCGGAGCGTTGATTTATGGCAAAGGCGCCACCGGAGCTAAAACCTATTTCAAGAACTTCGGTCCGCGCATTGGATTTGCATACTCTCCGGATTTCGTTAAGAACACAGTCGTCCGTGGCGCGTACACAATTTACTATGCGCCGCTGACTTACTCTGATTTCGGAAGCAACCTGAGCAGCGGTACCACTGCCAGCCCGAACTTTCAGAACGCCGATCATTTCACGCCGGTGCAGTCGCTGGACTCGGGCTTCCCCTCCTATACGCCCCCAAGCAACGCGCAGGATCCGGCTCTGAATACATTCACGCAAAACGGCCTGTACTACGTAGCCCCCAGTTATGGGCGTCCGGGCATGGTGCAAAATTGGGACCTGGAAATCCAGCATCAACTGGCCCCGGATTTGATCTTCGCCATCGGTTATATCGGACAACATGGCACGCGCCTGCGTTCGAATCTGGCTCAGATCAACACTCCGAATCCAATATACAATAGCCTCGGCACGGCATTGGGATACCAAGTCGACGGCTCCGATGGAAACAACGGGCCGGCAATTCTGAGTTCGCTTGGAATCAGCGTGCCTTCCTGGTTCACTCCGGGCTGGGGCAGTGGTAGTTCATCGAATGTGATTGGCCAGCTTCTGCGGCCGTTCCCCCAGTACGGCACGATCACGACCAACTGCTGCCTCGAGAACCTGGGACAGTCCACCTACAATGCCTTGCAGACCAAATTGGAGCGCCGTTTCCGCAACGGACTGAACCTGCTGGCGTCCTATACCTATTCCAAAACCATCACCGACGCCGACTCCTCGTTCTCTACCGAAACAGGCTTCAACTCGAACGTTTTCGGGGCGCAGAACCCGTACAATCTCAGAGGTGAAAAAGCAGTCAGCTATCAGGACATTCCCCACGCCTTTGTCGTCAGCTACCTTTACGAGTTGCCGGCTGGACCGGGAAAGCGGCACTTCAGCCACGGCGTACCCAGCAAAGTTCTGGGCGGATGGCAGATCAGCGGTTCGCATCGTTATCAGAGCGGCTCGCCCGCTGTAATCAACGAATATGCGACCGCAAATCCATTCAGCGGCGGGAACTATCGCTACAGCCTCGTCGGGGGCGTAAGCCCGTTTGGAACCGGATCGTGGTCGCCTGCGGCCCAGGTGAATGCCAATGGCGGGCGCGTACTGACGAGCGTATCGGGCGGAAGCGCGAACTTTTCGGGCGGATGGAGCAGCAGCGGCTGCAATTTTAATAACGGCGTCGCCAGCGCCGCTAGTCCGACTAATCCAACGCCTGTGAATTGCGCCGCCTACATCGATCCTAGTGCCGCGTCGCTCAGTGCCGGAGGCGGTTACGTCTTCGGAAATCTTCCGAGTGTCGTTTCCTGGTGGCGCAGTCCGGGTTATAAGAACGAAGATTTCTCCATCATTAAGCGAACGACTATACGCGAAGGCCAGGATATTCTCTTTAAACTTGATATTCCCAATGCCTTCAACCGGCACGTCTTCGGCGCTATCGACGGTAATCCCGGCGACAGCTACTTCGGCGTACCCGGAAACGGCGGTCACGGCGTCATTAATCAGCCGCGACAGATTCAGGCGACTCTGCGCTACGAGTTCTAA
- a CDS encoding glycoside hydrolase family 30 beta sandwich domain-containing protein gives MATTSGPTVQVVETTGDRTMLLLAKPRVRFGSAASSGLVIAVNDSTKYQQMDGFGASLTDSSAWLISNKLTAAQQTALWQSLFSPAAGIGLSFLRQPMGASDFSASGNYSYDDVPAGQADPNLASFSIAHDTADIIPLLKQALAVNPDIKVVAVPWSPPAWMKASGTMNGGRMNTAYFPSLAQYFVKFVLGYQQEGIPIYAVLPQNEPLNTNPTYPTEYLAATDEAAFIGGDLGRAFKAAGLSGVKILGYDHNWDQPSYPEALLANSTASSYLAGTAFHCYAGNVSAQSTVEAAYPNKGIWFTECSGITTSGFAADLVWYSENLMIGSTRNWSRSVSLWNLALDQNSGPHSGGCPNCRGVVTIDDHVSPSTITNNVEYYALGHLAKFVVAGAYRIDSNTFGPGSIEDVAFQNPDGSIVLLVLNSGTSTTSFTVSWNNQNFSYSLPAGGVATFQWK, from the coding sequence GTGGCCACGACGTCGGGGCCCACGGTGCAGGTGGTTGAGACCACTGGCGATCGCACCATGTTGTTGCTGGCCAAGCCCCGCGTCAGGTTCGGATCAGCCGCCTCCTCCGGTTTGGTCATCGCCGTCAATGACAGCACGAAGTATCAGCAAATGGACGGGTTCGGCGCATCGTTGACAGATTCTTCTGCCTGGCTCATTTCGAATAAACTCACCGCGGCACAACAAACTGCCTTATGGCAGAGCCTGTTTAGCCCGGCGGCAGGCATCGGCCTTAGCTTCCTCCGCCAGCCCATGGGTGCCAGCGATTTTTCGGCCAGCGGTAATTACAGTTACGATGACGTGCCTGCCGGACAGGCGGATCCCAATCTGGCCAGCTTTTCGATCGCGCACGACACGGCCGACATCATCCCGCTTCTGAAGCAAGCCCTGGCGGTGAATCCCGATATCAAGGTTGTGGCTGTGCCATGGAGCCCACCAGCGTGGATGAAAGCTTCTGGCACGATGAATGGCGGCAGGATGAATACGGCGTACTTTCCCAGCCTGGCCCAGTATTTCGTGAAATTCGTCTTGGGATATCAGCAGGAAGGCATCCCGATTTATGCTGTTCTGCCGCAGAATGAACCTTTAAACACCAACCCCACATACCCGACTGAATATCTCGCTGCGACCGACGAAGCCGCATTCATCGGCGGAGACCTGGGACGGGCATTCAAAGCGGCCGGATTGAGTGGTGTGAAGATTCTGGGCTACGACCACAACTGGGACCAGCCGTCTTATCCGGAGGCGCTGCTGGCGAACTCAACCGCGTCCAGTTACTTGGCGGGAACTGCGTTTCATTGCTACGCAGGGAATGTCAGCGCTCAATCCACGGTGGAGGCTGCCTATCCCAACAAGGGCATTTGGTTTACGGAATGCTCGGGGATCACAACGTCGGGTTTCGCAGCCGACTTGGTCTGGTACTCCGAGAATTTGATGATCGGATCCACGCGTAATTGGTCTCGCAGCGTGTCCCTGTGGAATCTCGCTCTGGATCAAAACTCCGGACCGCATAGCGGCGGCTGTCCCAATTGCCGCGGAGTAGTGACGATTGACGATCATGTCTCGCCTTCCACGATCACCAACAATGTTGAATACTACGCGCTCGGGCATTTGGCCAAATTTGTGGTCGCAGGGGCATATCGCATCGATTCCAATACTTTCGGCCCCGGCAGTATTGAAGACGTTGCCTTTCAGAATCCCGATGGATCGATCGTTCTGCTGGTACTCAACTCGGGCACCAGCACCACCAGCTTCACCGTCAGTTGGAACAACCAGAATTTCAGCTATAGCCTGCCCGCAGGTGGGGTCGCTACGTTTCAGTGGAAATGA